The Geothermobacter hydrogeniphilus genome contains the following window.
GCCTGCTCGCAAGAGTAAGCAGAAAGAGCTTTCGCCTGCGGCGGGCATGGACACTACCTCTTGCCGGCTTTGCAGATCACGAAACCTGCGGCGCTCCCGTAGCCACGCCCGGCAGTGGTGCTAGATGAATCTGGCTACGCAGGGGGCAGACAAACGGGGTACACAGGGGGACCTGAAAAAAACCCGCCATAAAGGTATCCCCAGCACTACCGTTGAAGGTGGCCGAGACGTGCCCGCATGCAAGGCGCGCGAAGACTGAAACCGCAGGTGTAGCGGCAGCTACATCGAGGATTGAAGGCTGAGCGCAACGCAGCAGACGGGTGCGTATCGGCCGCCCTGCCCCTCAAGGGCCGCCCATCACACGAGGCAACCATGTGACCGACTCCGGTATCAGCACAATAATCAGCAGGCCGATCAGCTGGATGACGATGAAGGGAATGATCCCCCGGTAGATATGCCCGGTGGTCACCTCCGGCGGCGCCACCCCTTTCAGGTAGAAAAGGGAGAAGCCGAACGGCGGCGTCAAAAACGAGGTCTGCAGGTTGACGGCGATGAGGATGCCGATCCACAGCAGATCAACCCCGAGATGCTGGAAGATCGGTGCCACCACCGGCACGATGATGAAGGTGATCTCGATGAAGTCGATGAAGAACCCGGCGATGAAGATCACCAGCATGACGATGAACAGGAACATGTGCGGTCCCATGTTCGAATCGAGAATCAGGTGGGTGATGTAGCGGTCGCCGTTGAGCCCGCGGAAGACCAGGCCGAAGGCGGTCGCGCCGACCAGCAGCACGAAGACCATGCAGGTCAGGAGGGTGGTCCCTTTCATCACTTCGTGCAGGGTCCTGAGGCTGAATTTCTTCTGCCAGAGGGTCAGCAGGGTGGCGCCGAGAGCGCCGACGGCGGCCGCCTCGGTCGGCGAGGCGATCCCGGCGAAAATCGACCCGAGCACCGCGAGGATGAGGAAAAAAGGCAGCAGGAAAGCGCGAATCACCCGCTTCACCATCACCTTGCCCTTGAACAGCGCCAACTCTTCCGCCGGCATGGCCGGGGCCGACTTGCCCCGGAAAACGGCGACCAGCACGATGTAGAACATGTAGAGCCCGACCAGGATCAGGCCGGGAATCACCGCGCCGACGAACATGTCGCCGATGGAGATGTTCATGATCGAACCGAGCAGCACCAGTACGATCGAGGGGGGAATGATCTGCCCCAGGGTTCCGGCGGCGCAGATGGTGCCGGTGGCCATCTCCGGGGAATAGCCCCGCTTGAGCATGGTCGGCAGCGACAGCAGGCCCATGGTGACCACGGTGGCGCCGACAATGCCGGTCGACGCGGCCAGCACCGCGCCGACGACAATGACTGAAATCGCCAGCCCGCCGCGCAGGCGCCCGAACAACAGGGCCATGGTTTCCAGCAATTCTTCCGCCAGCCCCGATTTCTCCAGCATCAGCCCCATGTAGACGAACAGCGGCACGGCGATCAGCACATAGTTGCTCATCGTCCCCCAGATCCGCAGCGGCAGCAGCTGGAAGAAACCGAGCCCGAAGGTGAAGTAGCCGAAGATCAGCGAAACCCCGCCGAGGGTGAAGGCAACCGGGAAACCGAACAGCAGCATCCCGAAGACAACCCCGAACAGTGCGATGGGAAGCCATTCAGGCATGACCGCCCCCCTTCCCCGGCTGCAGGTTTCCGTCATCGGGAGGCTCCGGTTGATCCTGATGGCGATCAGGCAGCGGCCTGCCGATCAGGGTGCAGAAAGAACGCAGGGTGAGCGAGATCCCCTGCAGCAGCACCAGCACGAACCCGGCCGGGATCGCCGCCTTGAGCAGGTAGCGCGCCGGCAGGCCGCCGGGGTTGGGGCTGCCCTCGTGGACCGCCCAGCTCATCTGCACGAACATTTTGCTGGTCCAGATCACCAGGATCGAGAAGGGGATGAGAAAGATGAGACAGCCGATGAAATCGATCACGGCCTTTTTTCGGGGGCTGAAGCGGCTGTAGAAGACATCGACCCGGACATGCCCCTCTTCTTTCAGGGTATAGGCCGCGCCGAGCAGAAAAATCAGGGCAAAGATATGCCACTCAAGCTCCTGGACCGCGACCATGCTCTCGTTCAGCATGTAGCGGGTCACGACATCGAAGCAGACCACCAGCACCATCAGGGTGGTCAACCAGGATACCAGGTAGCCGACCTTGTCATTGAACCCGTCGATCAGTTTGACGAGCCGGGCGATAACTTTCACAAACGCCTCCCGGTCAAGTAGGACCTGAACCAGGGACTTGCCGGAAACGGGCTCAGGCCAAGCAGGAACTGCGACATCCGGAAGACTCCGGGCGTCGGAAAACCACTTGAAGTTAAAGGAGACGCTGTTTTCTGTCAACCTGAATGAAATGTTGATCCGATGAAAAAGCTGATTTCATTGACATCTTTTCGACCATTAGCTAAAGTGCCTGCACCATATGCGTTGTCTTTATCGCGAGTGGTGGAGGGACAGGCCCTGCGAAGCCACAGCAACCGGTCGGCGGATGTCCGATGCCAGGTGCTAATTCCTTCCCGTCCGAACAGTTTCGGAGGGGACAGATGAGGACGGAGCCGCGACCACTCGATCACCACGAGACTCGACAGGCCCCTTCCCCATCTGATGCGGAAGGGGATTTTTGTTTTCGCCGCAGGAAAACCGTATTTTAACGGAGAGCCGCCGAGAGGGAGAGATCGCAGAGAAAATCAAAAACGTTTTTTGGGTTTAAAAAGATTCTCTCCGGCTCTGCGTTAAATTTGCCCGTGAACTTCCTGGCAGCATGAACTTTTTGCGACAAACCTTAAAAACTTAAAGAGGCTTGCTTGTTTTGGAAACCTCAGTCGGGATCGTCACAACTGAATATGCCGAGTTCGATCTCGAACTGCGCCTCGAAAGCGGCCGCCTGCTCGGTCCCATCACCCTCGCCTACGAGACCTACGGTACCCTGAACGACCGCCGCGACAACGCCATCCTGGTCACCCACGCCTGGACCGGAGACGCCCACGCGGCCGGTCGGCATCATCCCGACGATCGCAAACCGGGCTGGTGGGACGGCATGATCGGCCCGGGCAAGGTCCTCGACACCGACCGTTTCTTCGTCATCTGCTCCAACGTCATCGGCTCCTGCAAGGGCTCCACCGGACCGACCAGCATCAATCCCCGCAACGGGCGCCCCTACAACCTCAACTTCCCGGTGATCATGGTGCGCGACATGGTGCGCGCCCAGGTGCTGCTGATCGACCGGCTCGGCATCGACCGCCTGGTGACTGTCATGGGCGGATCGATGGGCGCCATGCAGGCCCTCGAGTGGGGCATCCATTACCCGGAACGGGTCCGCTCCATCATCCCCATCGCCGGCACCGGCCGCACGTCGCCGATGGCGATCTCCCTCAACGCCGTCGCCCGCCAGGCGATCTACAACGATCCGCTGTGGAAAAAGGGCAACTACCGTCCCGAACACCCCCCGGCCGACGGCCTCGCCCTGGCGCGCGCCATCGGCCACATCTCCTTTTTATCCGACGCCTCAATGCAGATGAAGTTCGGACGTCGCTTCTCCGCCCGCGACGGCCAGTTTGATTTCTTCGGCCAGTTCGAGGTGGAACGCTATCTCGAATACAACGGCGGCAGTTTCATCGACAAGTTCGACACCAACAGCTTCCTCTACCTGGCCAAGGCGCTCGATCTCTACGATGTCGCCTTCGGTTTCGACAGTCGCCGCGAAGCGCTGAGCCAACTGCAGTGTCCGTCGCTCTGGTTCGCCTTCACCTCGGACTGGCTCTACCCCCCCTACCAGACCGAAGAGGTGGTCGAAATCCTCAGAGAGCTCGACAAACCGGTTGAATACCACCTGATCGACTCGGCCTACGGCCACGACTCATTTCTCGTCGAACCGGAGAAATTCACCCCGAAAGTGGTGGAACTGCTGGATCGGTTGA
Protein-coding sequences here:
- the metX gene encoding homoserine O-acetyltransferase MetX, translating into METSVGIVTTEYAEFDLELRLESGRLLGPITLAYETYGTLNDRRDNAILVTHAWTGDAHAAGRHHPDDRKPGWWDGMIGPGKVLDTDRFFVICSNVIGSCKGSTGPTSINPRNGRPYNLNFPVIMVRDMVRAQVLLIDRLGIDRLVTVMGGSMGAMQALEWGIHYPERVRSIIPIAGTGRTSPMAISLNAVARQAIYNDPLWKKGNYRPEHPPADGLALARAIGHISFLSDASMQMKFGRRFSARDGQFDFFGQFEVERYLEYNGGSFIDKFDTNSFLYLAKALDLYDVAFGFDSRREALSQLQCPSLWFAFTSDWLYPPYQTEEVVEILRELDKPVEYHLIDSAYGHDSFLVEPEKFTPKVVELLDRLTAEK
- a CDS encoding TRAP transporter large permease; translated protein: MPEWLPIALFGVVFGMLLFGFPVAFTLGGVSLIFGYFTFGLGFFQLLPLRIWGTMSNYVLIAVPLFVYMGLMLEKSGLAEELLETMALLFGRLRGGLAISVIVVGAVLAASTGIVGATVVTMGLLSLPTMLKRGYSPEMATGTICAAGTLGQIIPPSIVLVLLGSIMNISIGDMFVGAVIPGLILVGLYMFYIVLVAVFRGKSAPAMPAEELALFKGKVMVKRVIRAFLLPFFLILAVLGSIFAGIASPTEAAAVGALGATLLTLWQKKFSLRTLHEVMKGTTLLTCMVFVLLVGATAFGLVFRGLNGDRYITHLILDSNMGPHMFLFIVMLVIFIAGFFIDFIEITFIIVPVVAPIFQHLGVDLLWIGILIAVNLQTSFLTPPFGFSLFYLKGVAPPEVTTGHIYRGIIPFIVIQLIGLLIIVLIPESVTWLPRVMGGP
- a CDS encoding TRAP transporter small permease subunit; this encodes MKVIARLVKLIDGFNDKVGYLVSWLTTLMVLVVCFDVVTRYMLNESMVAVQELEWHIFALIFLLGAAYTLKEEGHVRVDVFYSRFSPRKKAVIDFIGCLIFLIPFSILVIWTSKMFVQMSWAVHEGSPNPGGLPARYLLKAAIPAGFVLVLLQGISLTLRSFCTLIGRPLPDRHQDQPEPPDDGNLQPGKGGGHA